AGTGGATGCAGACGATACTCCAGGGAAACAACAACGCCAAAGTTACCTCCACCACCCCGCAGTCCCCAAAGCAAGTCTGAATGCTCTTCGGCACTTGCGGTGATAAGTCGTCCGTCGGCGGTTACGACCTGTGCGGATAGCAGGTTATCGGCAGCTAGTCCGTAAGCCCCGATCAGTGAGCCATAGCCTCCTCCTAAAGTCAGTCCTGTCATACCAACGCTAGAGACGGTTCCTGTAGTCGTCGCTAATCCGTGTTTTTCTGCTGCTCCGATCAGTTCGCCAGCCGTTGCTCCACTTTGAACTTGGGCTGTGTGTGCAACTGGATCAACGGTAATAGTTTTCATCTGAGATAGATCGATCGCTACGCCATTCTCACGCAGCGATCGCCCAAAAATTTCGTGTCCTGCGCCTCGAACCGAAAGTGGTAATCCATGTTCTCGCGTCCAGCGAACCGTATGAATAACATCTTCTACAGTTAAACAACGAGCGATCGCAGCAGGGCGGGTCTTCACCCTGCCATTCCAGAGTTGGCGCACCGATTCGTAGGCAGCATCATCCGGCAAAATAAGCTGTCCTGTGAGCAGTGCTGCGAGATAATCAAACAACGTTTTATTCTTACTAGGCGTAATTGTCATCGTTTCTTCTCTCCATGTTGTAAGTTGAGTCACTCAACGATGTTCTAGTTATCTTTCTTATTTCTCAAAGGGTTGATGGCTCCAGAATACAGACTTCGATGAGTTGCTTCTTGGTATCCCCAACTTTCACCGCCTGAGAATACCCGTACTCCTGCTCCCAGGGCATACTAAGCTTTTTGCTTCCTTGGTGATTGTCATATTTAAATACCTTCTTTGGAGTTAATCGTTAAACTGCTCAAGGTTTCGATCAACTCACTGTAAATCCACCATCGATAACCAACGGTTGTCCGGTGATGTAGCTGGCAGCATCGGAGCAAAGAAAGACGACAGCTTGAGCAATTTCTTCTACTTGTCCTATGCGCCCCATCGGAACTGTAGATGCGAAATCATCAGCCGTGATGCCCATCCGATCGAGGCTACGATCGAGCATCTCAGTCGCAGTAGCACCGGGGGTAACCGCATTAATCCGAATGCCCTGCTTGGCATAGTCCAACGCTGCCGCTCGTGTCAGTCCCATGACTGCATGTTTACTCGCGACATAGGGAGATGCCCCTGGAAACGCAATTAACCCTCCTAACGAGGAGGTATTGACGATCGCCCCAGCGCCTTGAGTCAGCATTTGCTGAATTTCATATTTCATGCACAAGAACAGCCCCCGTGTGTTAATCGCCATCAGTTCGTCAAAGTCTTTGATCGATTGCTCGTGCAGGGGTTTTGGAAGTGCCTCTATGCTCGCGTTATTGAAGGCATAATCGAGCTTCCCAAACTTCTCGACTGTGGTTTGCACAAGCGCTTTTATCTCGGTTTCGTTCGAGACATCAGATCGCACAAATAAACAGTCAATGCCAGCATTTCGTAGCTGAGCTTCCGTTACTTTACCTTCTGGTTCGCGTCGTCCTGAGAACACTACTTTTGCTCCAGCCTTACCGAATGCGATCGCAGTTGCTCTGCCAATTCCCGAAGTTGCTCCCGTAATCAAAGCCACTTTATTTTCAAGTTTCATCGTTTTCTCCTTTTGTAGTTGAAAAATTATGGAAAGAGTACTATTCATTTGCTCAGAAGCGCCAGATTTTTATGCTCAGTCACAATTGGTGATATGAGTCTCTAGGTAGATTTCGACGAAATACTCTAGCGGTTGTAGTAGTTTGTCGAGCGTTGGATTGTCAGATTTAAGGATACCGCGATCGCTGCTCCAGCAACGCCTCCACCATTCAGGATTGTAATTACAAAGTGCTTGCAGTAAATGCGAATAGGAATCATCAAATACCTCGTTTAGGCTAGGCTTGCCTGCTAATCCCGGCTTCTGGTGCAGCTTGCGAATGGCGAGGCAACAGAGTCGCAGGTAGGATGTCATTTTTAGCTGTCGTGGCATCTTGGTTAGTAGCTTAGTTCTTGCATAATTGAGCAAATAAACAACCTCTTTGTCGAGATCTGTAGAGCAAAATTCACTGGTTTGGGTTGCGGTTAACATAGTTCAAAACTCGAGTTGTACCTAAGTCATCTAAAAGCGAGCGCAAAATTGACGGGTGTGTAGCACCGCTTCACCATGCTCGGGAATCCACGCTGCCCACCGATCCTCTGATATTTGACAAAGTAGTAGTGCCTCGTCAAAACTAAAGGTACTGGGAAGTTCCAAAAGGTGTACCCAAGTATCAGCCTGGAACTCCTGCTGCGACGATTTGAGGTGAGACTGGTTTGACCACTCCAGATTCTGCTTTTGAGGTCGAACACCAAAATCTTGTATGTATGAATTGAGATTCATCGTTTTGTTTTCCTTCCTGGTAAACAACACACAATAAAAGCTGGCTTATCTCTAGTAACTAACCTTATTCAAATTTCTAATACGGCTATAGATAGAAAGAAATCTTTCCTGTCTGCGATCCCTTTCTTGGTTAATGACTCTGGCTCTTTCGCGGTACCCCGAAGCCAGGGTAGTGAGGCAATAGTTCCGCCGTTTCTTCCGGCGACAGGAAACGAATACCGTTTACAGCACCCAGGCGGATGGCATGGCTAGGATCGTCCGTCATATAGGTGATTGCCTCAGTGGGAAGGCTCATGCTTGTTGCAGGTTCACTGAGATCTTGCACCATTCTCAATAAAGGGTTGCCAAAAGAGCCAAAATCTGGAAGAAAGGGCGTAGGAATAATTTGAGTTGACGATTATGGAAACCATCGTCGAATACGCCCAAGGGCTAGTCTATAGCCTTCTTTGCTTAATGCCTAGCACATACCAGAAAGCCAGTCTAAACGCCCTGTTCGGGCTGTTTCTTGAAGCTCAAGGATATCCTTTACCCCAGCACACCCAGGTGAAATCCGCTTCTTCATTGAGTCGATTTTTGAATCACTACAATTGGTCTACTCGTAGCGTGATTCGCACGACTCGTCAAATGGTGTTGCAGCAAGTGACCGCTCATCCCCCTCATCCAAGCACTCCTTTGCGAGTGTTGATCGATCTAACGACATTCGAAAAGTGCGGCAAGTTTTTGCAGTTGAGTACGCCGACGAATGACCCCAAGGCACCTGACCCCTGGGTGAGAATACTTAACGGTAAGCGGGGATTACATTTAGTAGTATTGTACCTGGTGGTGGGTGAGTGGCGAGTGCCTTGGAGCTTTCGGGTCTGGCGGGGCAAAGGCTATCAAGCGCCCAGTACAATTAGCCTGCAAGTTGTTGGCAACGGTTCCAACCCAGTTGAGTCAGGGCAGGGTGGTCATTGTACAGGCAGATACGGAGTTTGGCACCGTAGAGTTTCTCAAAGCAGTGCGAAAGCAGTCGTGGCGAGCAGTCGTGGGGATGCGCTGCAATCGCAAAATGCAGGACGGTCGTCATCTAAAGCAACTGTATCGCCATGCCAACCGTGGACAACAGGTGTATTTAGCGGGAGACACACAGCCACTGACGGTGTCCTGGTTCTGGCTCAAACGAGCCGAAGGCAAGCGAGAACTGCGCTTTGTCGTTTCTACCCATCCTTACTCTGGCATTTATCTGGTGCGGCTAGGACGTAAGCGCTCTTGCATTGAGGGCTTTTTCAAAACGAGCAAACATCGTTTTGGGCTGCATCGCTTTGGGCAAACTACGAAACTTGGTGTCTATCGCTGGCTCATCAAGAGCGCTAATTGCCTATCTATTGGCGCATTGGATTGACCAATGGTCACTACCTCCTGTCCTGGATTGGAAAGCTGCCAGTGATTTGGCATTAACTGTACTGTTTCCCTCGGTTCTGTGGTTACAATTGCTGCGGTTCATCCGAGTCAATGCTGACATTGCTGCACAATTCGATTTTGAAATTATCCTCAAACCTTTACCCATTCTTGCTTATCGAGAATGCTGCAAGATCTGAGTTCAGCCATTTCGATGAAGTAGCGATCCAGCCCAACCGCGTGTTCACTCACCGCTTGAACCAGGATCAATGTTCGGAGGTGCGGGGAGCGGATATAAAAAGCGTGCGGCTTGCCTTGAGGTAAGAAAATTGTTTCCCCTGCATGTGCCACTAAAACCTTGTCTTCGCAGTAGAATTCCATCTCGCCC
Above is a window of Chroococcidiopsis sp. SAG 2025 DNA encoding:
- a CDS encoding cupin domain-containing protein is translated as MMEQVQSASLKAYKRTFALDSAMFYMGSLMSFLAKGEDTGGRFALMEYQAKPGNEPPPHVHDWEHELYYVLEGEMEFYCEDKVLVAHAGETIFLPQGKPHAFYIRSPHLRTLILVQAVSEHAVGLDRYFIEMAELRSCSILDKQEWVKV
- a CDS encoding SDR family oxidoreductase: MKLENKVALITGATSGIGRATAIAFGKAGAKVVFSGRREPEGKVTEAQLRNAGIDCLFVRSDVSNETEIKALVQTTVEKFGKLDYAFNNASIEALPKPLHEQSIKDFDELMAINTRGLFLCMKYEIQQMLTQGAGAIVNTSSLGGLIAFPGASPYVASKHAVMGLTRAAALDYAKQGIRINAVTPGATATEMLDRSLDRMGITADDFASTVPMGRIGQVEEIAQAVVFLCSDAASYITGQPLVIDGGFTVS
- a CDS encoding transposase; this encodes MATVPTQLSQGRVVIVQADTEFGTVEFLKAVRKQSWRAVVGMRCNRKMQDGRHLKQLYRHANRGQQVYLAGDTQPLTVSWFWLKRAEGKRELRFVVSTHPYSGIYLVRLGRKRSCIEGFFKTSKHRFGLHRFGQTTKLGVYRWLIKSANCLSIGALD